The Clostridium cagae genome has a segment encoding these proteins:
- a CDS encoding methyl-accepting chemotaxis protein has translation MYKRIKKKFKNFSIRRKVRTSFSIILVFTLVFMIMSLMSLQFVSNKITKLYNEPFKAVDITWNMKTEFLKMQRDMYQALIEQKEDKIKTNISSVEDQLKLLEEDIISLRKIYTDDNNLINKFENNMGEVKDEREEIYSLLLNNKDLEAYTLITGKYDEGIQNARENLIEIGETTNNNALTFVQEAEKTRNLIFILAAIILILMIGSIIMISRIIQSSLLEGINHVKKVSEDLSEGNLNIDNSYVSDDEMGEMSRDLNETIENLSGYINDISRVIENIANENLNVETLIEYKGNFKPIKDSLDNIISSFNSIFKNIHQASDLVASSSEEIASTTQSLSDGAVEQSNAVEDLFSKFNEVLIKINKNTESTKKADEVFENTRRMVLDGNKKMEELMISMNRIDEMSNEIEAIISTIEDIASQTNLLALNAAIEAARAGDAGKGFAVVAEEVKLLAEQSSKEVKHTNQIIQNSMKFIKNSNVLAKETLDALEDIVKNVDHTSELVKQIANSSEYESEALGDMSVKVDKISEVIQMNSATAEETAAATQELASQAELLEQEISKFRLKN, from the coding sequence ATGTACAAAAGAATTAAGAAAAAATTCAAGAATTTCTCCATAAGAAGAAAAGTTCGAACAAGTTTTTCTATAATATTAGTATTTACCTTAGTTTTTATGATTATGTCATTAATGAGCTTACAATTTGTATCTAATAAAATTACTAAGTTATATAATGAGCCATTTAAAGCTGTTGATATAACTTGGAACATGAAAACTGAATTTTTAAAGATGCAAAGAGACATGTATCAAGCTTTAATTGAACAAAAAGAAGATAAAATAAAAACTAATATTTCTAGTGTGGAAGATCAATTAAAATTATTAGAAGAAGATATAATTAGTCTTAGAAAAATATATACAGATGATAATAATCTAATTAATAAATTTGAAAATAATATGGGTGAAGTAAAAGATGAGAGAGAAGAGATATATTCATTGCTTTTAAATAATAAGGATTTAGAAGCTTATACTCTAATTACTGGAAAATATGATGAAGGAATACAAAATGCCAGAGAGAATTTAATTGAAATTGGAGAAACCACTAATAATAATGCATTAACATTTGTACAAGAAGCTGAAAAAACAAGAAACTTAATATTTATATTAGCAGCTATAATACTAATATTAATGATAGGTTCAATTATAATGATAAGCAGAATAATTCAATCTAGCTTACTTGAGGGAATTAACCATGTGAAAAAAGTATCTGAGGATTTATCAGAGGGAAATTTAAATATAGATAATAGCTATGTATCTGATGATGAAATGGGTGAAATGAGTAGGGATTTAAATGAAACTATAGAAAATTTAAGTGGTTATATAAATGATATATCAAGGGTTATAGAAAATATAGCTAATGAAAATTTAAATGTAGAAACTTTAATAGAGTATAAAGGAAACTTCAAACCTATAAAAGACTCTTTAGATAATATTATAAGTTCATTTAATAGTATATTTAAAAATATACATCAAGCATCTGATTTAGTAGCAAGTAGTTCTGAAGAGATAGCTTCAACTACTCAAAGTTTATCTGATGGTGCAGTAGAGCAATCAAATGCAGTAGAAGATTTATTTTCTAAATTTAATGAAGTTTTAATTAAGATAAATAAAAATACTGAGAGCACTAAAAAAGCTGATGAGGTTTTTGAAAATACTAGAAGAATGGTTTTGGATGGAAATAAAAAAATGGAAGAATTAATGATATCTATGAATAGGATTGATGAAATGTCAAATGAAATTGAAGCAATAATTAGTACTATAGAAGATATTGCATCTCAAACTAATTTATTAGCATTAAATGCTGCAATAGAAGCAGCTAGAGCTGGAGATGCTGGAAAAGGATTTGCAGTAGTTGCAGAAGAAGTGAAATTACTTGCAGAGCAATCATCGAAAGAGGTTAAGCATACAAATCAAATAATACAAAATTCTATGAAGTTTATAAAAAATAGTAATGTATTAGCTAAAGAAACTTTAGATGCTTTAGAAGATATAGTAAAGAATGTAGATCATACATCTGAGTTAGTAAAACAAATAGCAAACTCTTCTGAGTATGAATCTGAAGCTTTAGGAGATATGTCAGTTAAAGTTGATAAAATATCTGAAGTTATCCAAATGAATTCAGCAACAGCTGAGGAGACAGCTGCTGCAACACAAGAATTAGCATCACAAGCAGAACTTTTAGAACAAGAAATATCAAAATTTAGATTAAAGAACTAA
- a CDS encoding YjiH family protein has translation MNKNTEVNINLNISSLLKFIVPSLVGILLFMTPIMINGQFTIPVAFLSNLVVDTLESVLPLIALILISISAIGSILIKIFKTENKVLNSLFNISYSWLSARIIGMIIVIMTYFKVGPEFIWSDSTGGMILFSLLPLLTAVFLFAGLFLPLLLNHGLLEFVGALFTKVMRPLFKLPGRSSIDCITSWLGDGTIGILLTSKQYEEGFYTKKEASVIGTSFSAVSITFSLMVITQVGLSHMFVPFYLTVTFAGIVAAIVLPRVRPLSKKPDTYIDGRELEKNVDLIPNGYTPFTWGLKNAIDKAEDNFSFHSFVEDGLKNVIDMWMGVLPVVMSMGGIALMIAEYTHIFTMLGLPFIPLLKLLQVPEAVAASKTLVVGFADMFIPSVLATSIQNEMTRFIIACTSVTQLIYMSEVGGLLLGSKIPVSFKELVIIFLERTIITLPIIVLIANLLF, from the coding sequence ATGAATAAAAATACAGAAGTAAATATAAATTTAAATATTTCCTCATTATTGAAGTTTATAGTTCCATCGCTTGTAGGAATTTTATTATTTATGACTCCAATAATGATAAACGGACAATTCACAATTCCAGTAGCTTTCTTATCAAATTTAGTTGTAGATACATTAGAAAGCGTTTTACCACTTATCGCTCTTATATTAATATCAATTTCTGCCATTGGTAGTATTTTAATAAAAATTTTTAAAACTGAAAATAAAGTTTTAAATTCATTGTTTAACATTAGTTATTCTTGGTTGAGTGCTAGAATAATAGGTATGATAATAGTTATAATGACTTATTTTAAAGTAGGACCTGAATTTATCTGGTCTGATAGTACTGGTGGAATGATCTTATTTAGTCTTCTTCCATTATTAACTGCTGTATTCTTATTTGCAGGTTTATTTTTGCCATTATTACTTAACCATGGTTTATTAGAATTTGTAGGTGCTTTATTTACTAAAGTAATGAGACCTTTATTTAAACTTCCTGGTCGTTCTTCAATAGATTGTATTACTTCTTGGTTAGGTGATGGAACTATTGGAATATTATTAACTAGTAAACAATATGAAGAAGGCTTTTATACAAAAAAAGAAGCTTCTGTTATAGGTACTTCATTTTCAGCAGTTTCTATAACATTTAGTTTAATGGTTATAACTCAAGTTGGACTTTCACACATGTTTGTTCCATTCTATTTAACAGTTACTTTTGCTGGTATAGTTGCAGCTATAGTGCTTCCAAGAGTAAGACCATTATCTAAAAAGCCTGATACATATATTGATGGTAGAGAATTAGAAAAAAATGTAGATCTTATTCCTAACGGATATACTCCATTTACATGGGGATTAAAAAATGCTATTGATAAAGCTGAAGATAATTTTAGCTTTCACTCATTTGTTGAAGATGGTCTAAAGAATGTAATAGATATGTGGATGGGCGTATTACCAGTAGTTATGTCTATGGGCGGAATTGCCCTTATGATTGCTGAATATACTCATATTTTCACAATGCTTGGATTACCTTTTATACCATTACTAAAGTTATTACAAGTTCCTGAAGCTGTTGCAGCTTCTAAAACATTAGTTGTTGGTTTTGCAGATATGTTCATACCATCTGTATTAGCTACAAGTATTCAAAATGAAATGACTAGATTTATAATAGCGTGTACATCGGTAACACAATTAATATATATGTCAGAAGTAGGTGGATTACTTCTAGGTTCAAAAATACCAGTTTCATTCAAAGAGTTAGTTATAATATTCCTAGAAAGAACTATCATAACATTGCCTATAATAGTATTAATAGCAAATTTATTGTTTTAG
- a CDS encoding DUF4829 domain-containing protein encodes MRGLKNGILILLIFTISILVVGCSEQKINDTKSENECVVEESFIESIKLPETMKSPEDVIRDSFKYKNSHQLKNLLICYTTRYKDINFRLDNLESCKLDSLELITDSRIYKSYFTSGVEIKRENVRKYTVKYNVQYKDQSKEPEDSGEYEKMFTLIRENNLGEWKIDGIGES; translated from the coding sequence ATGAGAGGTTTAAAAAATGGAATATTAATATTATTGATATTTACCATTTCAATTTTGGTAGTTGGATGTAGCGAGCAAAAAATTAATGACACTAAAAGTGAAAATGAATGTGTAGTTGAAGAAAGTTTTATAGAATCCATAAAATTACCTGAGACTATGAAATCACCAGAAGATGTTATAAGAGATTCATTTAAATATAAAAATTCACATCAATTAAAAAATTTATTAATCTGTTATACAACAAGATATAAGGATATTAATTTTAGATTAGATAATTTAGAAAGTTGCAAACTGGATTCTTTAGAGTTAATAACAGATTCAAGAATTTATAAGAGTTATTTTACAAGTGGAGTAGAAATAAAAAGAGAAAATGTAAGAAAATATACTGTTAAATATAATGTACAATATAAAGATCAAAGTAAAGAGCCAGAAGATAGTGGAGAATATGAAAAGATGTTTACTTTGATTAGAGAAAATAATCTAGGTGAATGGAAAATAGATGGTATTGGAGAATCATAA
- a CDS encoding ABC-ATPase domain-containing protein yields the protein MKNFNDLRRDLINIDGKGYKSYKQLEGNYEFNDYILSIDHVQGDPFATPSRVRIIMDKKVSNIPEDLVNNNYKKIAVQDYLTRTFYKNIYSYSSKIFGSGKSGLISISKCTQEILDRTSIVISDKKIEVRIEVGFPARGRSVLAKELEKILFDFLPKIVESSLIYKNIDKNKLINQVKLVEDQQFIRNELRNNNLIGFIANGSILPRESGVSTKPLKDGILFKSPENLEVKFNLPNNGEIVGMGIKKGITIIVGGGYHGKSTLLNALELGIYNHIEGDGREFVITDNTALKVRAEDGRVINKDDISLFINNLPNKKDTTKFYSENASGSTSQAANIIEGIESGTKVFLIDEDTSATNFMIRDDIMQMLVSKDKEPITPFIEVARDLYNQKEISTIIVVGSSGDYFDIADNVIQMDCYNIKNVTEQAKNLSNGKILSKIKERNLQIKINSNRVIKKGSIEKGYKGVKIKTLGIDGLVINKENIDLRAVEQIVDSEQINTIGEIMKWAEDNVIDGKKTLIEVTDEIMNYIEKNGLISISNIKGGHGRLSMPRRQEIMATFNRFRSLKI from the coding sequence ATGAAAAATTTTAATGATTTGCGCAGAGATTTAATAAATATAGATGGAAAAGGATATAAATCATATAAGCAACTTGAAGGTAACTATGAGTTTAATGATTATATATTATCAATAGATCATGTACAAGGAGACCCATTTGCAACGCCTTCTAGAGTAAGAATAATAATGGATAAAAAAGTTTCAAATATTCCAGAAGACTTAGTAAATAACAATTACAAAAAGATTGCTGTTCAAGATTATTTAACTAGAACATTTTATAAAAATATATATTCATATAGTAGTAAGATTTTTGGGTCAGGAAAAAGTGGATTAATTTCTATAAGTAAATGCACACAAGAAATTTTAGACAGAACTTCTATTGTGATAAGTGATAAAAAAATAGAAGTTAGAATAGAAGTTGGATTTCCAGCAAGGGGTAGAAGTGTTCTTGCTAAGGAATTAGAAAAGATTTTATTTGATTTCCTACCTAAAATTGTAGAATCATCGTTAATTTATAAAAATATAGATAAAAACAAACTTATAAATCAAGTGAAATTAGTTGAAGACCAACAATTTATAAGAAACGAATTAAGAAACAATAATTTAATTGGATTTATTGCAAATGGATCTATATTACCTAGAGAATCAGGAGTATCAACTAAGCCTTTAAAAGACGGAATACTATTTAAATCTCCTGAAAATTTAGAGGTTAAATTCAATTTACCTAATAATGGTGAAATTGTGGGAATGGGAATTAAAAAAGGTATAACAATTATAGTTGGTGGAGGTTATCATGGAAAATCTACACTATTAAATGCATTGGAATTAGGTATTTACAATCATATTGAAGGTGATGGAAGAGAATTTGTAATAACAGATAATACAGCATTAAAAGTTAGAGCAGAAGATGGAAGAGTAATAAATAAGGATGATATATCATTATTTATAAATAATTTGCCTAATAAAAAAGACACAACTAAATTTTATAGTGAAAATGCAAGTGGAAGTACATCTCAAGCTGCAAATATAATAGAAGGCATAGAGAGTGGAACTAAAGTATTTTTAATAGATGAAGATACATCAGCTACTAATTTTATGATCAGAGACGATATAATGCAGATGCTGGTTTCTAAAGATAAAGAACCTATAACACCTTTTATTGAAGTTGCTAGAGATTTGTATAATCAAAAAGAAATATCAACAATTATAGTAGTAGGAAGCTCTGGAGATTATTTTGATATTGCAGATAATGTAATACAAATGGATTGTTACAATATAAAAAATGTAACAGAACAAGCTAAGAATTTAAGCAATGGAAAAATACTTTCTAAAATTAAGGAAAGAAATCTTCAGATAAAGATAAATTCAAATAGGGTTATTAAAAAAGGAAGCATTGAAAAAGGATATAAAGGCGTAAAAATAAAAACTCTAGGAATAGATGGATTAGTAATTAATAAAGAAAATATAGATTTAAGAGCAGTTGAACAAATAGTGGATAGTGAGCAAATTAACACTATTGGAGAGATTATGAAATGGGCAGAGGATAATGTTATAGATGGAAAGAAAACATTAATAGAAGTAACAGATGAAATAATGAACTATATAGAAAAGAACGGACTTATATCAATTAGTAATATAAAAGGTGGTCATGGTAGATTGTCAATGCCAAGAAGACAAGAAATAATGGCCACATTCAATAGATTTCGTAGTTTGAAAATATAA
- a CDS encoding DUF1836 domain-containing protein, producing the protein MTKDILNIMENLNLDKKINLEDIPEIDLYMDQVIQLFENKLSVLKRKEEDKVLTKTMINNYAKAKLLMSIKNKKYSKEHLILMSLIYDLKGALSINDIKLTLDNIVKKYENNEEYDLRALYKTYLDMNSQDVNEFKEYMNDKEENVKNLLSENNINGDFEEKFLLVGSMISMSNMYRRMGETLIDEYFMGDEK; encoded by the coding sequence ATGACAAAAGATATATTAAATATAATGGAAAACCTAAACTTAGATAAAAAAATAAATTTAGAAGATATACCCGAAATAGATTTATATATGGATCAGGTTATTCAATTGTTTGAAAATAAATTATCAGTCCTTAAAAGAAAGGAAGAAGATAAAGTATTAACTAAAACTATGATTAATAATTATGCTAAGGCTAAATTATTAATGAGTATAAAGAATAAAAAATATTCTAAAGAACATTTAATATTAATGAGCTTAATATATGATTTAAAGGGTGCACTATCAATAAATGATATAAAGCTTACATTAGATAATATAGTTAAAAAGTATGAAAATAATGAAGAATATGATTTGAGAGCTCTTTATAAAACATATTTAGATATGAATTCTCAAGATGTTAATGAATTTAAGGAATACATGAATGATAAAGAAGAGAATGTAAAGAATCTTTTAAGTGAAAATAATATAAATGGTGATTTTGAAGAAAAATTTTTACTTGTTGGATCAATGATATCAATGAGTAATATGTATAGAAGAATGGGCGAAACTTTAATCGATGAGTACTTTATGGGAGATGAAAAGTAA
- the trhA gene encoding PAQR family membrane homeostasis protein TrhA, translated as MNKYLREPVNGLTHLIGAILSLVGLVLMIIKVNISQGSLIEYVSIILFGISMILLYSASATYHSVIADSKIIKHLKKVDHSMIFVLIAGSYAPFCLIALQNSIGNKLFIAVATSALVGIIFKICWVTCPKWLSSVIYITIGWFAIFAIYPLSIALSPIGVSLLVLGGLMYTIGGVIYALKKDKIKIGVFGSHEIFHVFIMLGTLFHFICVFNYII; from the coding sequence ATGAATAAATATTTAAGAGAACCGGTTAATGGATTAACACACCTTATTGGTGCAATTTTATCACTAGTTGGATTAGTTTTAATGATAATTAAAGTAAACATATCACAAGGATCATTGATAGAATATGTATCTATCATTCTTTTTGGAATTAGTATGATTTTATTATATAGTGCTTCGGCAACTTACCATTCTGTTATTGCAGATTCGAAAATAATTAAACATTTAAAAAAAGTAGATCACTCTATGATTTTTGTACTTATAGCAGGATCTTATGCACCATTTTGCTTAATTGCATTACAAAACTCTATTGGTAATAAACTTTTTATAGCAGTTGCTACATCTGCTTTAGTTGGGATAATATTTAAAATTTGTTGGGTTACATGTCCTAAATGGTTAAGTAGCGTTATATATATTACTATTGGTTGGTTTGCTATTTTTGCAATTTACCCATTATCAATAGCACTTTCACCAATAGGTGTAAGCCTACTTGTTTTAGGTGGATTGATGTATACAATTGGTGGGGTAATATATGCCTTAAAGAAAGATAAAATAAAAATAGGCGTTTTTGGATCTCATGAAATATTTCATGTTTTCATAATGCTTGGAACCTTATTTCATTTCATTTGCGTTTTTAATTATATAATTTAA